In one Amaranthus tricolor cultivar Red isolate AtriRed21 chromosome 8, ASM2621246v1, whole genome shotgun sequence genomic region, the following are encoded:
- the LOC130820710 gene encoding RNA polymerase II C-terminal domain phosphatase-like 3: protein MGSNVKMNVDSNEEGEISSMKQQSKSTTTTKVDLWHNNKDKNSNNRNWMRGIYNSYPRGYGTASGLYNLAWAQAVQNKPLNDVFVDLKKDDTDDKKNRSTNSTSDMDIAALKEQDEQRSQQISVNNDGASSADEVAEAVDSEKEGELEEGEIDFDSDTNSNKNEVEFSGMGKDDEELENQVSSIRKVLHNVTITEAHKSFDIVCARLQSSLEGLRELVLHTWFPSQDALIQQSFDAILCVYSVYTSISVASKDQNKDRMSRLLTFVMGLSSVLFTPEQRKKVDDMIVAVNPPVASIKTKSRDRQEKLPVNDKDILTDSKTFTLNTDDNGSHYLNKKEFDSFIHQVEKKNDILLDNAMKQFQFNLKGKSKFDPLLDLHKVHDEDSLPSPTNKAALPSPFLEATAPPKIVHSLQNLGVHPYETEAVKVVSSYKQRFGRGTLSAMDRLPSPTPSEDGNNGGADDSNEEVSSLIVHNIVNRNTSSLIVPHTSNSTVQGVLSCTSAGLCNAGSSLTLRAPTKSQDPRLRHLNFNFGSLDRSFCPSPLVPSSASTLEPLREFLNPKKVKALDCAILDGPAAKRSRNVPETEAISTIVDQVNTVPGRSFMGTNSALGQQLANRVPLGSAMGLRKSVSGTVSSGINSISPSIAVNTIAQLPMNVSGTASVQSLLNIMMDQKKSSEPFQSVSHSANSNSKLGAAPLPTTAPTISHEMVQTIVGLPQVPSQPAVKNLREEGAKLRMKARDPRRALHQKTGSSVVEQSKLIGVHNKTTQGLQGNFNFQRHVSGASLNAASAHMPVLPDITKEYTKNLRNIADIISAPQTSIVQPPFTAGAPSSVQSNLDRLSGSNTVPVKTADQRSRSRLKPEEVVTGRSLGHDNWEDVKHLFERYDDQQKATIQQERARRLDEQKKMFASRKLCLVLDLDHTLLNSAKFTEVDPVHDGILRKKEEQDRLKPRRHLFRFPHLSMWTKLRPGIWNFLEKASKLYELHLYTMGNKLYASEMAKLLDPKGSLFAGRVISRGDDGNISNGDERVPKSKDLEGVLGMESSVVIIDDSSRVWPHNQPNLIVVERYIYFPCSRRQFGLEGPSLLELDIDEIPEEGTLASSLAVIERIHQNFFAHKALDGVDVRNILASEQRKILAGCCIVFSRIFPVEEANPHLTQIWQTAQQFGAVCSNQIDEQVTHVVAIDLGTDKVNWALSTGRFVVHRGWIEASAYLYKRANEQDFGIKHPCLVCTNTIKCKCLEFQR, encoded by the exons ATGGGAAGTAATGTGAAAATGAATGTGGATTCGAATGAAGAAGGTGAAATCTCTTCAATGAAACAACAATCAAAATCGACGACAACAACAAAAGTGGATTTATGGCATAATAACAAAGATAAGAACAGCAATAATAGAAATTGGATGAGAGGTATATACAATTCGTATCCAAGAGGATATGGAACCGCTTCAGGTTTGTACAATTTAGCATGGGCACAAGCTGTACAGAATAAACCTTTAAATGATGTTTTTGTTGATCTCAAAAAAGATGATACTGATGATAAAAAGAACAGAAGCACAAATAGTACCAGTGATATGGATATTGCTGCTCTGAAAGAACAAGATGAACAACGTAGTCAACAAATATCAGTGAACAATGATGGTGCAAGTAGTGCTGATGAAGTTGCTGAGGCTGTGGATAGTGAGAAAGAAGGAGAACTGGAAGAAGgtgaaattgattttgattctgATACTAACAGTAATAAAAATGAAGTTGAGTTTAGTGGAATGGGGaaggatgatgaagaattagaGAATCAAGTTTCTTCTATTCGTAAAGTTCTTCATAATGTTACCATTACTGAAGCTCATAA ATCATTTGATATCGTGTGTGCTCGTCTGCAAAGTTCACTGGAGGGTTTAAGAGAGTTGGTATTGCATACATGGTTTCCTTCACAGGATGCACTCATTCAACAATCTTTTGACGCTATTCTGTGTGTTTACTCT GTTTACACTTCTATCAGTGTTGCTTCAAAGGATCAGAACAAGGATAGAATGTCAAG GCTGCTTACTTTTGTCATGGGTCTTAGTTCTGTTCTTTTTACACCAGAACAAAGGAAAAAG GTAGATGACATGATTGTCGCTGTTAACCCACCTGTAGcttcaattaaaacaaaatccAGGGATAGGCAGGAAAAATTACCGGTTAATGACAAGGATATCCTTACTGATTCAAAAACATTCACTTTGAATACTGATGACAATGGTTCCCACTATTTGAATAAAAAGGAATTTGATTCGTTTATTCACCAGGTAGAGAAAAAGAATGACATTTTATTGGATAATGCAATGAAACAATTTCAGTTTAATTTAAAGGGTAAAAGCAAATTTGATCCTCTACTTGATTTGCACAAAGTTCATGATGAAGATAGTCTTCCATCGCCTACTAACAAAGCCGCTCTTCCCTCACCTTTCCTTGAAGCAACTGCCCCCCCTAAGATAGTGCATAGTTTACAGAATCTGGGGGTACATCCTTATGAAACTGAAGCGGTGAAAGTTGTGTCAAGTTATAAACAAAGGTTTGGTCGGGGTACATTATCAGCAATGGATAGACTTCCTAGTCCAACTCCTTCTGAAGATGGCAATAATGGAGGTGCTGATGATTCTAATGAGGAGGTTTCGAGTCTAATTGTCCACAATATTGTTAATAGGAATACAAGTTCCTTAATAGTGCCACATACAAGTAATTCAACTGTACAGGGGGTACTCAGCTGTACTAGTGCAGGACTTTGTAATGCTGGGTCTTCTCTTACATTGCGAGCCCCCACAAAGAGTCAAGATCCTAGGCTTCGacatcttaattttaattttggttcATTAGATCGTAGCTTTTGCCCCTCACCTCTGGTACCTAGTTCAGCATCAACATTGGAGCCACTGCGTGAATTTTTGAATCCGAAGAAGGTCAAGGCACTTGATTGTGCCATCTTGGATGGTCCTGCAGCTAAGAGGTCACGGAATGTCCCGGAAACTGAAGCCATATCTACAATTGTAGATCAAGTGAATACAGTACCAGGAAGATCTTTTATGGGAACCAATAGTGCTTTAGGACAGCAATTAGCAAATCGAGTGCCCTTGGGTTCAGCAATGGGTCTTAGAAAATCAGTCAGTGGTACTGTTTCCTCTGGGATTAATAGCATTAGTCCCAGTATTGCAGTGAATACAATTGCTCAATTGCCTATGAATGTTAGTGGCACCGCATCCGTGCAGTCCCTGTTGAATATTATGATGGATCAGAAAAAGTCTAGTGAGCCTTTTCAGAGTGTTTCACATTCAGCAAACTCAAATTCAAAACTCGGAGCAGCACCACTGCCTACCACTGCTCCAACAATTTCACATGAGATGGTGCAGACAATTGTAGGGTTGCCTCAGGTTCCTTCTCAGCCAGCGGTCAAG AATTTACGGGAGGAAGGTGCAAAACTTCGCATGAAAGCTCGAGATCCTCGTCGTGCTCTGCATCAAAAGACTGGAAGTTCTGTAGTAGAGCAATCTAAGTTAATTGGAGTCCACAACAAAACCACACAAGGACTCCAGGGCAATTTCAATTTCCAAAGGCATGTTAGTGGGGCAAGCTTGAATGCTGCATCTGCTCACATGCCAGTTTTACCAGATATCACAAAGGAATATACAAAGAATTTGAGAAATATTGCTGACATTATATCTGCCCCTCAAACATCTATTGTACAACCTCCTTTTACAGCAGGAGCTCCTTCATCTGTGCAATCTAATTTAGATAGATTAAGTGGTAGTAATACTGTGCCAGTAAAAACTGCTGATCAGCGTTCCCGTTCTAGATTGAAGCCTGAAGAAGTTGTGACTGGTCGTTCACTAGGGCATGACAATTGGGAAGATGTTAAGCATCTATTTGAAAGATATGATGATCAGCAAAAGGCAACTATACAGCAAGAGAGAGCTAGAAGGCTTGATGAGCAGAAAAAAATGTTTGCTTCCCGTAAGTTGTGTCTTGTGTTGGACCTGGATCACACACTTCTTAATTCAGCAAAG TTCACAGAGGTAGATCCTGTGCATGATGGCATCTTGAGAAAGAAAGAGGAGCAAGATCGTTTAAAGCCTAGGCGACATCTATTTCGATTTCCTCATTTGTCAATGTGGACAAAGCTGCGACCTGGTATTTGGAATTTCTTGGAAAAG GCTAGTAAGCTTTATGAATTACATCTTTATACAATGGGTAACAAGTTGTATGCCTCTGAGATGGCTAAACTGCTCGATCCAAAGGGAAGCTTGTTTGCAGGCCGAGTTATTTCACGGGGTGATGATGGCAACATATCTAATGGTGATGAAAGGGTGCCCAAGAGCAAGGATTTAGAGGGGGTTTTGGGTATGGAATCTTCTGTTGTGATAATAGATGATTCTTCTAGAGTTTGGCCACATAACCAACCAAATTTGATAGTTGTAGAAAG GTATATTTATTTTCCTTGTAGTAGGAGACAATTTGGGCTCGAAGGACCTTCACTTCTTGAGCTTGATATTGATGAAATACCAGAAGAAGGAACATTGGCATCATCTCTGGCA GTTATTGAGAGAATACACCAAAACTTTTTTGCTCACAAGGCCCTGGATGGTGTGGATGTGAGAAATATCTTGGCTTCTGAGCAGCGAAAGATTTTGGCAGGCTGCTGTATTGTATTTAGCAGGATTTTTCCTGTCGAGGAAGCTAATCCCCATCTAACCCAAATTTGGCAGACTGCACAGCAGTTTGGTGCTGTGTGCAGCAACCAGATAGATGAACAAGTTACCCATGTTGTTGCTATTGATCTTGGCACTGACAAG GTTAATTGGGCTTTATCAACTGGAAGATTTGTTGTACATCGTGGCTG GATTGAAGCTTCTGCATATCTTTACAAAAGGGCAAATGAACAGGATTTTGGTATTAAACATCCCTGCTTAGTTTGTACAAATACCATTAAGTGCAAATGTCTTGAGTTTCAAAGGTAG